Proteins encoded within one genomic window of Halorussus salilacus:
- a CDS encoding DUF2116 family Zn-ribbon domain-containing protein encodes MLEPTEWRGDPTRRAETDDATRREEATVEPVSSCDYCGGPIAADEWHPVVTRRDDGELEIYAFCDETCREEWERDRDDLDR; translated from the coding sequence ATGCTCGAACCGACTGAATGGCGCGGAGACCCGACCCGGCGAGCCGAGACCGACGACGCGACCAGACGCGAGGAGGCGACCGTTGAGCCCGTGTCGAGCTGCGACTACTGCGGCGGCCCGATAGCCGCCGACGAGTGGCATCCGGTCGTGACCCGACGCGACGACGGCGAGCTGGAGATCTACGCGTTCTGTGACGAGACCTGTCGGGAGGAGTGGGAGCGC